The genomic region GACTTAGGTGAGGGCATAATAGATCCTAGATGGCGGTGCGATCCTCATTGACTTATCTTCACGACTCTAATGGATCCAAtgaatagtaaatttttttaacaaaatgacAATAGTCccaaaaagcagaaaaaaatatgatGAAAACCAAcggaaacgaaagataaaataataaacattaaagGAAAATTACTTATGGGCGAATTGATGTCGCGAAAACGAAGTTGAGGggcgtggttgaatttttaagggttaaaGACGGTTTAACTCGATTTCTATCAAAACTATGAAgcctatagaaaaaagttgtgTGGAAATGTTGTAGGTAGGTGTtgataacctcaaaatttatgcaaaaaaaaaaaatcaagtttttttgtttaatttttttcttatttttattttcatttttatcttTTACAATGAAAATGAGTCAACTTATCTACCTGCTGGAATTCGGGGACATGCCGGAAATTTTCGGACGTGCAATTCTGAAAAGATCTAGCAATAAGTAACTACGTGATTATTTGTCACAAATCGTTAAACAACTTTAAAAACTCGTGCAAATAACGGTAGCTATAAATTGGGCAAAACAAGTTTCATACcaaaaaaacacatttcaaCAGCTAAAATTGCCGGTTGACTCACATACATATCCCGTACAAGCATGTATGCAACTATATAGCACATAGGCATCTATAAATTTtcgttttcaaataaaaatacatatatacatatgtatgtacatgcacatATTTCCTTGCAAAAGTTGGAAtccattgaaaattttgtatgttttacgatCTGTTGCAATACCAACATCAAAGTGTAGACTGCTTACTCGCGCTCATATCAAGGAAAGAGCAAAAGTTCGCTAAAGCAATAAAAGTCTAGTCTCGATTGATAAGCGCGTATGACAACAGCCGGTACCGAGACTTCCCCGTGCCGGTGCCCGGTGCATATGCTCAATACGATCTTTGAACGCCAATATTCACGCGGCGAGTGTATTGGTCCATACAATGTGTGATCGCGTATGATTGCTGGAATAGGAAATAAGCAGGCGTCTATATATTATACTAAttcgatttcatttttgtttttatttggttttgatTTCTAAGCACAAGCGTCATGAGGGGTATTCACTATAAACTGAGTAGCTAGTTATTAGAAAGAGATTTTGATCTAGTTTTAAATTCTGGCCGCTTCGCTTAATTatgctttcaataaaaaatctaaTGTACACACATAAAAAACTATCAGTTGAATACTTAAAGGGCACACCCCTAAAAAAACGATGGTGTTTGGGAattgaaacgaaaaaaaaactactGTTTCGATTGCTTTGAAATTCGTATCGTTTAAAGATATTTCAATAACACAAagtaaagtttttcaaaaattttaaattttaaaaatattttaaaaaattgaaaattttgaaaatttttttgaaaaatttaaaattttgaaacttttttgaaaaattgaaaatttcgaaatttttttgaaaaatattgaaatttttcgaaatcttttcgtatttctaatcaaatttcaacttattaattttatttttaaaataataaataagtaaacaaatatgaaccattttgtaaatcgaattttcgaaattttcagaacggaagcaagcgaaccattgttgtgctacaggaactgatacagcatcgtctccgtaaacttcacaaatttcattggtggcttgcgtgacattcttcccttttttacacaaaaatttcaaaatatagcgaatttcttcattcactcatttttgaacagctgtaattttttacaacttccccgaatttatttatttttggttaaatctcatctttccagcactatatggtataacacaatttaattgGTAGCAATGGAGATATACTACGACTGCatcgacatctattgacaaaatacgaaaagactttttcgaccaaCATAAGTTAATTGCGCATTGACTTAGAAGGCTAACTCACAACTAAATAATTATTGACAAGTGATTATTGTGCTAAATCAGAActtatatactcatatatacatacatatgtactaaatatgtttataatttgtttactttggcTTTGAAATATTCAAAGGAAAGTACATCATAACTCGAAAGtagaaacatttttgaaataacaaaattgtattacttatttataatttattactatttttattaagctttagaaacatatgtacatactgatatatgcacacacacataccacaGTCTATTTCTATTTCCCTGCAACACTAGAagaaattattaactttttacgACATTTATATTACGATTCATaaacatatacatgtgtatatataactatataaatatagtgtatacatacatatataatacacatatacatatgtatattgcgtTAATTGGCATTAAAATAGGTCAGGCGATAATATTCACTTACAGAAATCACATGGAAAAGGCGCACGCCCTTGTTTATAGGAAGGAAAGTCAATAATTGAGCgtatattaaataacaaatttattttttaaatatttttttattgagtgaaaaatatttttgcaagttTTACCAGCTATTGACGTCACTTATTGTTACTAATCTGTGATTCTTCAGGTTTTAGTTAGCAGGCTAACGTCACAGCCTTATAAAATGGCTTGGTAGGCCCATTTTTATGAGCAAaattaatatagtatatatgtacatactaacaTGCGTACGcgagtgtatacatatgtatgtagctgcgaATTCATTGATTAAAAGCTGTAACACGAACATGTTTTGGTTGCGTGCTTGAGTGGTCAATTATAGTACATTTTTCATGGTAATCATGTAAAATATTTGaccgaaataaaatattaaattgcaaagtaatcaaaaacgtcctaaaaatgtttgaaatatattaataatatacatacgaAGTTCTGTATACTTACAGACTACTCTttactgaaaaatatataccgTTTATTCTAAATTAAAGCGTTCATAACAGTATAAAGTGAAATACAATTTAACCAAATATTTATCAGTTCAATTTGAATGACGCCTAAACGTATGCTATACTTCAAAGTAGCAAGGCGCCTTAATGCAAATTTCGCACTAGACCAGAGAACATAAGAgactaaacaataaaaaaaattacgtaatGCTTTGAAGCTTGCACAGAAATTgtgaaaaacaatttaaacatgTGAATCTAGATAATATAAGGGGTTTTCAATTTTATTCTTAAGCAAAAAGTATTTCTTGGGTGCGCATAGTATGCTACATGATGAATGCGAACTAACATACATACGTTGtatacaaaatagaaaaaaattaaatcgtatctaattataaagaaatggttggtaaatttttgtttagaaaaaaaataaaataaatgcactaCGGTTTATATCAGATGATTAATGTCGACATTGTAGCCTTACAATTTCCCTGTCAACTCTGGCACAGCTTTGAAAAGATCCGCCACCAAACCAATATCTGCCACCTGGAAGATTGGCGCTTCAGGATCTTTGTTTATAGCCACGATTGTCTTTGAGTCTTTCATGCCAGCCAAGTGCTGAATGGCACCTGAGATGCCGACAGCGATATATAACTCGGGTGCGACAATTTTGCCTGTTTGACCAATTTGCAGATCGTTGGGCACATAGCCAGCATCAACTGCAGCACGGGAAGCACCGACAGCAGCACCAAATTTATCAGCCAGGTCATAAAGTAGTTTAAAGTTATCGCCAGATTTCAAACCACGTCCACCAGACACAATCACTTTGGCACCAGTCAACTCTGGACGATCGGATTTAGTAAGTTCTTGCGAAACAAATTCACTCAATTGGGAGGCATAATCTCCAGTTGGTGCGGGTTCTACGGCGCCGCTACCACCAGTAGCAGCGGCAGGTGCGAAATTCGTACCACGTACGGTTATCACTTTAACGGGATCTGTGGAGCGTAGCGTCAATATGGCATTGCCAGCGTAAATAGTACGCACAAAGGTGTCTTCGCTCTTTACATCGATAATTTCTGAAATAGGCGATACATCCAATTTAGATGCTACGCGTGGAAGtacattttttccaaacgcgGTGGCGCCAGCCAATATATGTGTAAACTTGAATTGCGATTGAGCTGCCAGCACCAGAGGTGTGATAGATTCCGGAGTGAAACCCTTGAAAGCTGCGTTCTCTGCCACCAACACTTTAGCAACACCTTCGACCTTGGCAAGTGCTTCAGATGCCTAGAAATTTTATACACGTTATTACTTTGTTGTTGATTATGCAAACATAAAGCGAGTAATGCACTTACCGGACCACATTTGGTGCCAGCTACCAATACTGTGACATCACCGCCGATCTTCTTCGCAGCGGAGATGGTGTTTAATGTAATCGGATTTAGTGCCTCATTATTATGCTCAGCAACCACCAAGGTGCTCTTGCAGCGGTTGATCTgtaataaatgttttattgttttttttttcacgtGGGATTCATTCTTCCTTTCTGCTTACCAAACTGCTGCGAATAAGATTCCTTGCATTGGAACTGAACAttgtagtttaaaaaaataagaagtaattgcaaaaataaattatagatGGTTTAGCTGCAATCTCCTGCAAAAATGTTAGCTGATAAGAATTTTTCCTAAAGCAAATATCGCTAATTAAACACTTACTCGCCGATCGCCACGAAAGTCCAAAAGTCGAATAACTCTTCAGACAGCTGTTCATGGTGAGTTGTACAATCAGCTGGTTTGTGTCTTAACTATGTTGGGCTACTGTCAAATGtgaaaactttaaattccatataatttattctaaatAATAGCaatctaaattattaataatactttttaacttttttgaatatatttatatcaacaAAAGCAATCTCGAAATTGTATTTGCAAACTTACCACTTTTGTTGAGAGTTTTCGTGTGTTGTCAACTTCTTATGGTAAATGGCAGCATTGATTTTTGACATGTGTGCGTGCATACGATAATATATGTCAAGTATCTTcgtaaatatttatagtttttaacaaataataaaattttgataaatttaattgaagtcttccacaattttaaattcaaagtgTATTCAaacgtatttaaatattttttgttgtccGTGCGGCAACTATCAAATAGTAGCAGGACTATGGCACCTTCAATACCAGATAGGTAAGCGCTAAGAGCGGCAGCATGAAGCTCAAATGGTTTTCCCCCCCAATTCattataattatgtacatacatacaaatgtaataACTTGCAGATGGCTTAACTATACTCCAATGGGTCAACGGGTTGAAGGAAcacgatttattgcatttaaagtGCCTCTTCGAGAGGTGAGTCTTTAACGAGAAACTTATCTGTCGCTTAAATAGTTGTAGCCCTTATTTTTGGAACCAATCGGAATGTTTATTTCGTCGTATCCACATTTAATGATGCTATAGATAGATATGCACCTACCCTGCTATTCTTTCACTATATTtggttttataaatgtttacgAAAGGAACCTTACAAATTCGACGTTTGAACACCGTGTCACCgcaaaattccaaattttttttaaataaactaaattctGAAAACCGGTTATAATTGTATCGGCAATATTGAACTCAAAAGGCATTTATTGCTGACAGGACCCATAGTGGCCAACATAAAACAAGCTAAAAATTGCgcatttatttgcatacatataggcTTCTATGTATTTAGATCACAagtttacacatacatatgtatatatgtgcatgtatgtatgtatacatatatgtagttcttgattaaaaaaaaccaaaattttataaattatattattaatttttattaaaaaaaccaatATACCCTACATTTTTGGACCACACGTCTTCTGACTGATGGTGCCGGAATAGCATGAGGCGCCATTTCCTATTAAAGTCAaggaaaatatgaatatgaaattaaattgttttacttaattaaataaCAGCAACTCCTAAAGGGAGCCGGTAGTTGGCATTGGCGGTTAGCGGTGGTTGTCATAAGTCTCTGTTTTTTCCTTGTGCGCCTTTATTCTTGTCGTATTGCTATTTACTAAATGCCTTGCCTTTACAGCTTTCCGATCGAGGCGTACGATGCATGAACGCTGTTTTTGCATTCTTTGTTGCGGctttaagttaaatttatattaattataccACACAGAAATTCGCTCGCAGGCAAGACATGTCACACCGTGGATGAAAAGGCGCACGCATGCGCAAGTGTCTAGTTGAAactgtatatgcatatacgtaTTTGCTGTATTGAGATAgtgacttttattatttttcgttaaTTAAGCAATTTATTTTGTCAGACATTTAGGGTGGTCTCCTTGCTAAATGACTTGCGGGCCTATGTtggtatttttcaattttgtcttTGCATAATGAATTGCGTATATTTTAAGAGTTAACACAAGCTAtagtaaaaaatacatacatatatgtatatgtataagcacTTTTTGATTATCAGGTCAAAAAATCAAGAAGCTAAACATAACCTAACATTATTTTTGATtcgtattttcaaaattgtaagtTTTTTCCGTTTTCTATAGGCTGTTAATGAAAATGTGGACGAGCAGCGCCGCCTTGATGCCTCGATTTTACTGAAATCGATACCGAATTTGGGTATGATTATAGATCTGACGAACACTTCACGTTATTATACGCCAGATGTAAGCACTTTTGtttagtttctttttttaacaataaatatttatttctacttttgtatatatgtatgtatttttcgcTCACATAGTGCTTTGTAAAGAAGGGTTTAGAGTACAACAAATTAATGATTCCTGGCCATCATACACCACCGCCACATTTGGTTGATCAGTAAGTATTGccaacatacacatacatatgtaaatataacgtgtaaattttttaattgctttatcatgttttttttttatttacagattCAAAAAGCtggtctttaattttttaaacaaaaacgcGGGTAACGGTAAGTAACCCAATAACCGGCACTAAAATAGTTTTtgcagtaaattttttatatatttctttccaAAACTATCATATTAagaaatgttatatattttctacttatcttgtatttattttaatttgttgatattaattaatttttatgtaaaatatttttttgttatgtaaactaaacattttttatgtgaaatGTATTATTTCAGTATACACTTTTGCAACAGCTACTCACCCACTTTATGCCTAGTAAGCGTCATATGCTTTCTGCATGCTTCACTCCATGCTTCAAGCCAATTATGAGCAACTCGCAAGTGCACCTACTTTAGCATACTATATATAAGTTGTGTATACCTTTCTAAATAGCGAAATGGTAGATTGTGGACAAGTTACCACTTCGTGCTAACCGTCCCACGCGATTAAGATTGCCAATTAACCTAGACTTTTGAAACGTGCATCAAAATTCCAACAATTACTTTCTCAAGTAGCCATAGGCCATAGCGAAAATGCTATTCATTTGCTAGTCAGTACAATAATATTATCTTTTCCGGCTGGTTTTACCATTGTCACGTTTATAGTGATAATAAAAGTTAGCTTGTGTTGAGTTTTTAAGTTCcaggaatatacatatgaatatatttttactgctacttactatatacatatattttttttgacaagtTGTCCATAAAACGCTCTCAATGCGCGGAATATCAACGTTTGTCGgcttaactaaaaaaattccatcCTTTAAAGACTATTTTTTAGCCAAAGAAAGAACAATTTACGCGACGGTCAATAAAATTAGTACAGACACAATGCAAATCTGTGTAAACAATGCACCCACAAATTGATATTGCAAACATAACGATATGAACAAG from Bactrocera tryoni isolate S06 chromosome 3, CSIRO_BtryS06_freeze2, whole genome shotgun sequence harbors:
- the LOC120773072 gene encoding electron transfer flavoprotein subunit alpha, mitochondrial, which translates into the protein MFSSNARNLIRSSLINRCKSTLVVAEHNNEALNPITLNTISAAKKIGGDVTVLVAGTKCGPASEALAKVEGVAKVLVAENAAFKGFTPESITPLVLAAQSQFKFTHILAGATAFGKNVLPRVASKLDVSPISEIIDVKSEDTFVRTIYAGNAILTLRSTDPVKVITVRGTNFAPAAATGGSGAVEPAPTGDYASQLSEFVSQELTKSDRPELTGAKVIVSGGRGLKSGDNFKLLYDLADKFGAAVGASRAAVDAGYVPNDLQIGQTGKIVAPELYIAVGISGAIQHLAGMKDSKTIVAINKDPEAPIFQVADIGLVADLFKAVPELTGKL